A single region of the Streptomyces sp. AM 4-1-1 genome encodes:
- a CDS encoding methylmalonyl-CoA mutase family protein, protein MDADAIDEGRLRWQARYDKARKRDADFTTLSGDPVEPVYGPRPGDTYEGFERIGWPGEYPFTRGLHPTGYRGRTWTIRQFAGFGNAEQTNERYKMILAAGGGGLSVAFDMPTLMGRDSDDPRSLGEVGHCGVAIDSAADMEILFQGIPLGDVTTSMTISGPAVPVFCMYLVAAERQGVDPAVLNGTLQTDIFKEYIAQKEWLFQPEPHLRLIGDLMEHCARSIPAYKPLSVSGYHIREAGATAAQELAYTLADGFGYVELGLSRGMDVDVFAPGLSFFFDAHLDFFEEIAKFRAARRIWARWMKEVYGAKTDKAQWLRFHTQTAGVSLTAQQPYNNVVRTAVEALSAVLGGTNSLHTNALDETLALPSEQAAEIALRTQQVLMEETGVANVADPLGGSWYVEQLTDRIEADAEKVFEQIKERGLRAHPDNRHPIGPITSGILRGIEDGWFTGEIAESAFRYQQSLEKGDKRVVGVNVHHGSVTGDLEILRVSHEVERDQVSHLGSRKAARDEARVRAGLDAMLAAARDGGNMIEPMLEAVRAEATLGEICGVLRDEWGTYTEPPGF, encoded by the coding sequence ATGGACGCTGACGCGATCGACGAGGGCCGCCTCCGCTGGCAGGCCCGCTACGACAAGGCCCGCAAGCGCGACGCGGACTTCACCACGCTCTCCGGGGACCCGGTCGAGCCCGTGTACGGGCCACGCCCCGGGGACACGTACGAGGGATTCGAGCGGATCGGCTGGCCCGGTGAGTACCCCTTCACACGCGGCCTCCACCCGACCGGCTACCGCGGCCGCACCTGGACCATCCGCCAGTTCGCCGGCTTCGGCAACGCCGAGCAGACCAACGAGCGCTACAAGATGATCCTCGCCGCGGGCGGCGGCGGTCTCAGCGTCGCCTTCGACATGCCGACCCTGATGGGCCGCGACTCCGACGACCCGCGCTCCCTCGGCGAGGTCGGGCACTGCGGCGTCGCCATCGACTCCGCCGCCGACATGGAGATCCTGTTCCAGGGCATCCCGCTCGGCGACGTCACGACCTCCATGACGATCAGCGGCCCCGCCGTCCCCGTCTTCTGCATGTACCTCGTCGCCGCCGAGCGCCAGGGCGTCGATCCGGCCGTGCTCAACGGCACGCTCCAGACCGACATCTTCAAGGAGTACATCGCCCAGAAGGAGTGGCTGTTCCAGCCCGAGCCCCATCTGCGCCTGATCGGCGACCTGATGGAGCACTGCGCCCGCTCCATCCCCGCGTACAAGCCGCTCTCGGTCTCCGGCTACCACATCCGCGAGGCCGGGGCGACGGCCGCGCAGGAGTTGGCGTACACCCTCGCCGACGGCTTCGGCTACGTGGAGCTGGGCCTCTCCCGGGGCATGGACGTCGACGTCTTCGCGCCCGGCCTCTCCTTCTTCTTCGACGCGCACCTCGACTTCTTCGAGGAGATCGCGAAGTTCCGCGCGGCCCGCCGGATCTGGGCCCGCTGGATGAAGGAGGTGTACGGGGCGAAGACCGACAAGGCCCAGTGGCTCCGCTTCCACACCCAGACCGCCGGTGTCTCGCTCACCGCCCAGCAGCCGTACAACAACGTCGTACGGACCGCGGTCGAGGCCCTGTCCGCCGTCCTCGGCGGCACCAACTCGCTGCACACCAACGCCCTCGACGAAACCCTCGCGCTGCCGTCCGAGCAGGCCGCCGAGATCGCCCTGCGCACCCAGCAGGTGCTGATGGAGGAGACCGGCGTCGCCAACGTGGCGGACCCGCTGGGCGGTTCCTGGTACGTCGAGCAGCTCACCGACCGGATCGAGGCCGACGCCGAGAAGGTCTTCGAGCAGATCAAGGAGCGCGGTCTGCGCGCCCACCCGGACAACCGGCACCCGATCGGCCCGATCACCTCCGGCATCCTGCGCGGCATCGAGGACGGCTGGTTCACCGGTGAGATCGCCGAATCCGCCTTCCGCTACCAGCAGTCGCTGGAGAAGGGCGACAAGCGGGTCGTCGGCGTCAACGTCCACCACGGCTCGGTCACCGGGGACCTGGAGATCCTGCGGGTCAGCCACGAGGTCGAGCGCGACCAGGTGAGCCACCTCGGCAGCCGCAAGGCGGCCCGCGACGAGGCGAGGGTCCGGGCCGGGCTGGACGCGATGCTGGCCGCCGCCCGCGACGGCGGCAACATGATCGAGCCGATGCTCGAAGCGGTACGGGCCGAGGCGACCCTCGGCGAGATCTGCGGGGTCCTGCGGGACGAATGGGGCACGTACACCGAGCCGCCCGGCTTCTGA
- a CDS encoding TetR/AcrR family transcriptional regulator: MSRSDPPHARTGRPRSAAADAAILEATRASLVDLGWSKLTMGDVANRAGVAKTTLYRRWAGKNELVVDAVAVLFDELELPDLGSLAADVQGVVLQFAALLERPETKTALMAVVAESTRDDALRQRIRDSIVDRQKRLVMLGRERAQERGELPGEPDGATAARTADLIFDVIAGAVLHRTLVSAEPVDADWARRFSVLLISGLGADAAR; encoded by the coding sequence CTGAGCCGCAGCGACCCCCCGCACGCCCGCACAGGACGCCCGCGCAGTGCCGCGGCCGACGCCGCGATCCTGGAGGCGACCCGGGCGTCCCTGGTGGACCTGGGCTGGTCGAAGCTGACGATGGGCGATGTGGCGAACCGGGCGGGGGTCGCCAAGACGACGCTCTACCGGCGGTGGGCGGGCAAGAACGAGCTGGTGGTGGACGCCGTCGCGGTCCTCTTCGACGAGCTGGAACTCCCGGACCTGGGCAGTCTGGCCGCCGATGTGCAGGGCGTCGTGCTCCAGTTCGCCGCGCTGCTGGAGCGGCCCGAGACCAAGACCGCGCTGATGGCGGTGGTCGCGGAGTCGACCCGTGACGACGCGCTGCGCCAACGCATCCGTGACTCGATCGTGGACCGGCAGAAGCGCCTCGTGATGCTGGGCCGGGAGCGGGCGCAGGAGCGCGGGGAGCTGCCCGGCGAGCCGGACGGGGCCACGGCGGCGCGGACGGCCGATCTGATCTTCGATGTGATCGCGGGCGCCGTGCTGCACCGGACGCTGGTGAGCGCCGAGCCGGTGGACGCCGACTGGGCCCGGCGGTTCTCCGTCCTGCTGATCTCGGGGCTGGGGGCGGACGCGGCCCGATGA
- a CDS encoding tetratricopeptide repeat protein — MQPRNMSMSGVVDLAAVKAANEAKVKAEQARAEAARQGGGGAVPPSALVIDVDEAGFEREVLQRSTEVPVVIDFWAEWCEPCKQLGPLLERLVQEYAGRFVLAKVDVDANQMLMQQFGIQGIPAVFAVVAGQALPLFQGAAPEAQIRQTLDQLIQVGEERFGLTGIAVDASAEGGPAVREPAEVPAGPYDALLEAAVRALDANDFAGAVQAYKNVLVDDPANTEAKLGLAQAELLARVQKLDPQQVRADAAAEPADVRAQTAAADLDLVGGHVEDAFGRLVETVRRNVGDDREAARVRLLELFEVIGPDDPRVTAARTALARVLF, encoded by the coding sequence ATGCAGCCTAGGAACATGTCCATGAGCGGCGTCGTCGACCTCGCCGCTGTGAAGGCGGCCAACGAGGCCAAGGTGAAGGCGGAGCAGGCGCGTGCCGAGGCCGCCCGGCAGGGCGGTGGTGGTGCGGTACCGCCGTCCGCCCTGGTGATCGACGTCGATGAGGCGGGCTTCGAGCGGGAAGTGCTCCAGCGCTCCACCGAGGTTCCCGTCGTCATCGACTTCTGGGCCGAGTGGTGCGAGCCGTGCAAGCAGCTGGGACCGCTGCTCGAACGCCTCGTCCAGGAGTACGCCGGCCGCTTCGTGCTGGCCAAGGTCGACGTCGACGCCAACCAGATGTTGATGCAGCAGTTCGGTATCCAGGGCATCCCGGCGGTCTTCGCCGTGGTCGCGGGCCAGGCCCTCCCGCTCTTCCAGGGCGCCGCCCCCGAGGCCCAGATCCGGCAGACCCTCGACCAGCTGATCCAGGTCGGCGAGGAGCGCTTCGGCCTCACCGGGATCGCGGTCGACGCGTCCGCCGAGGGGGGCCCGGCGGTGCGGGAGCCGGCCGAGGTGCCCGCGGGTCCGTACGACGCCCTGCTCGAAGCGGCCGTGCGCGCGCTGGACGCCAACGACTTCGCCGGCGCCGTCCAGGCGTACAAGAACGTCCTCGTCGACGACCCGGCCAACACCGAGGCCAAGCTCGGCCTCGCTCAGGCCGAACTCCTCGCCCGAGTGCAGAAGTTGGACCCGCAGCAGGTGCGCGCCGACGCGGCCGCGGAACCGGCCGACGTGCGGGCGCAGACCGCCGCCGCCGATCTGGACCTGGTCGGCGGCCATGTCGAGGACGCGTTCGGCCGACTGGTCGAGACCGTCCGTCGCAACGTGGGCGACGACCGGGAGGCGGCCCGGGTGCGGCTGCTGGAGCTCTTCGAGGTGATCGGCCCGGACGACCCCCGCGTCACCGCCGCCCGGACGGCGCTGGCACGGGTCTTGTTCTGA
- a CDS encoding DUF6230 family protein, with translation MESHVRGGTRWKRFALVMVPSVAATAAIGLALAQGALAASFSVSGQSFKVKAKQVDGYGFSQYGGIDTGYADVEGDAKTAHPVAISSFKNATITEMCQSVVTPKIPVFGSVSLQLKAGFGKEKVEATNLYLDISELDADATFENIEIGVATRDAKKGPPVKAGENIKENGFAQQADHAVLDNVEQKAWATTAGTFKLSGLSMRLYSDARECY, from the coding sequence ATGGAGTCCCATGTTCGTGGCGGGACCAGATGGAAGCGGTTCGCTCTCGTGATGGTGCCGAGCGTGGCCGCCACGGCCGCGATCGGGCTCGCCCTCGCGCAGGGCGCGCTCGCCGCGTCGTTCAGCGTCTCCGGCCAGTCGTTCAAGGTCAAGGCGAAGCAGGTCGACGGGTACGGATTCTCGCAGTACGGCGGTATCGACACCGGTTACGCGGATGTCGAGGGCGACGCGAAGACCGCGCACCCGGTCGCGATCTCGTCGTTCAAGAACGCGACGATCACGGAGATGTGCCAGTCCGTGGTCACGCCGAAGATCCCCGTCTTCGGTTCGGTCAGCCTTCAGCTGAAGGCCGGTTTCGGCAAGGAGAAGGTGGAGGCCACCAACCTCTACCTCGACATCTCCGAGCTGGACGCCGACGCCACCTTCGAGAACATCGAGATCGGCGTGGCCACCAGGGACGCCAAGAAGGGGCCGCCCGTCAAGGCGGGCGAGAACATCAAGGAGAACGGTTTCGCCCAGCAGGCGGACCACGCGGTTCTCGACAACGTCGAGCAGAAGGCGTGGGCGACCACCGCCGGCACGTTCAAGCTCAGCGGCCTGAGCATGCGGCTCTACAGCGACGCCAGGGAGTGCTACTAG
- a CDS encoding DUF6114 domain-containing protein, whose translation MSAETTGSRGFAYWRLRFRAWRQTRPFWAGLFTTLGGVPIAYFPYADLKIGHLTLTMATTAGAGSLIIGVLLATLGLTMWYHQIVRVFAGVATILLALVSIPVANFGGFGIGFLLALIGGCLGLAWAPGTPVAERPDEYPAGPGRTDGAGVPPGADDPSYTAGRPAAWSDDDGTSPTADANGGRNSAG comes from the coding sequence ATGAGCGCCGAGACCACAGGTTCCCGCGGATTCGCCTACTGGCGGCTGCGGTTCCGTGCCTGGCGGCAGACCCGGCCGTTCTGGGCCGGACTCTTCACCACGCTGGGCGGCGTACCCATCGCCTACTTCCCGTACGCGGATCTCAAGATCGGCCATCTGACGCTGACCATGGCGACCACCGCGGGCGCCGGGTCACTGATCATCGGGGTACTGCTGGCCACCCTCGGCCTGACCATGTGGTACCACCAGATCGTCCGGGTGTTCGCGGGTGTCGCCACGATCCTGCTGGCGCTCGTCTCCATCCCGGTGGCCAACTTCGGGGGATTCGGCATCGGATTCCTGCTCGCCCTGATCGGCGGCTGCCTCGGCCTCGCGTGGGCGCCGGGCACCCCGGTCGCCGAGCGGCCGGACGAGTACCCGGCAGGGCCGGGGCGGACCGACGGGGCCGGTGTTCCGCCCGGCGCCGACGACCCCTCGTACACCGCCGGAAGACCCGCCGCGTGGAGCGACGACGACGGTACGAGCCCGACGGCCGACGCCAACGGCGGGAGGAACAGTGCGGGGTGA
- the pyk gene encoding pyruvate kinase, whose translation MRRSKIVCTLGPAVDSYEQLKALIEAGMSVARLNMSHGSHAEHEERYHRVRKASVDTGQAVGVLADLQGPKIRLETFAEGPVELVRGDEFTITTEDVPGDKTICGTTYKGLPGDVSKGDQILINDGNVELRVTEVVGPRVKSIVIEGGVISDHKGINLPGAAVNVPALSEKDIDDLRFALRMGCDLVALSFVRDAGDVKDVHKIMDEEGRRVPVIAKVEKPQAVANMEGVVAAFDGVMVARGDLAVEYPLEKVPMVQKRLVELCRRNAKPVIVATQMMESMITNSRPTRAEASDVANAILDGADAVMLSAESSVGAYPIETVKTMAKIVVAAEEELLSKGLQPLVPGKKPRTQGGSVARAAAEIADFLDGRALVAFTKSGDTARRLSRYRAVQPILAFTTDESTRSQLSLSWGVEAHIVPHVDNTDAMVDLVDAELLKLGRYNEGDTMIITAGSPPGIPGTTNMVRVHHLGGESQG comes from the coding sequence ATGCGCCGTTCCAAAATCGTCTGCACACTGGGCCCCGCCGTCGACTCCTACGAGCAGCTGAAAGCGCTGATCGAGGCCGGTATGAGCGTGGCCCGTCTCAACATGAGCCACGGGTCCCACGCGGAGCACGAGGAGCGGTATCACCGCGTCCGCAAGGCTTCCGTCGACACCGGACAGGCGGTCGGCGTCCTCGCCGACCTCCAGGGCCCCAAGATCCGCCTGGAGACCTTCGCCGAGGGCCCCGTCGAGCTGGTGCGCGGTGACGAGTTCACCATCACCACCGAGGACGTCCCCGGTGACAAGACCATCTGCGGAACCACCTACAAGGGTCTGCCCGGAGACGTCTCCAAGGGCGACCAGATCCTGATCAACGACGGCAATGTCGAGCTGCGGGTGACCGAGGTCGTCGGTCCGCGGGTCAAGAGCATCGTCATCGAGGGCGGGGTGATCTCCGACCACAAGGGCATCAACCTGCCGGGTGCGGCGGTCAACGTACCGGCCCTGTCCGAGAAGGACATCGACGACCTGCGTTTCGCCCTGCGGATGGGCTGCGACCTGGTCGCGCTGTCCTTCGTACGGGACGCCGGTGACGTCAAGGACGTCCACAAGATCATGGACGAGGAGGGCCGCCGGGTCCCCGTCATCGCCAAGGTCGAGAAGCCGCAGGCCGTCGCCAACATGGAGGGCGTCGTCGCGGCGTTCGACGGTGTGATGGTGGCCCGTGGCGACCTGGCCGTCGAGTACCCGCTCGAAAAGGTCCCGATGGTGCAGAAGCGCCTGGTGGAGCTGTGCCGGCGCAACGCCAAGCCGGTGATCGTGGCGACCCAGATGATGGAGTCGATGATCACCAACTCGCGGCCGACGCGCGCCGAGGCGTCCGACGTCGCCAACGCGATCCTGGACGGGGCGGACGCGGTCATGCTGTCCGCCGAGTCCAGCGTGGGCGCGTACCCGATCGAGACGGTCAAGACGATGGCCAAGATCGTCGTCGCCGCCGAGGAGGAGCTGCTGTCCAAGGGCCTCCAGCCGCTGGTACCGGGCAAGAAGCCCCGTACCCAGGGCGGTTCGGTGGCCCGCGCGGCCGCCGAGATCGCCGACTTCCTGGACGGCAGGGCACTGGTCGCCTTCACCAAGTCCGGTGACACGGCCCGGCGGCTGTCGCGCTACCGCGCCGTGCAGCCGATCCTCGCCTTCACCACCGACGAGTCGACCCGCAGCCAGCTGTCGCTGAGCTGGGGCGTCGAGGCGCACATCGTGCCGCACGTCGACAACACGGACGCCATGGTGGACCTGGTCGACGCGGAGCTGCTGAAGCTGGGCCGCTACAACGAGGGCGACACGATGATCATCACGGCCGGCTCGCCCCCCGGCATCCCCGGCACCACGAACATGGTCCGGGTGCACCACCTGGGCGGCGAGTCGCAGGGCTGA
- a CDS encoding acetate kinase — protein sequence MTSERTHNTDTRTGPGTGAHTGTGRDGAAAGGPAGARATRVLVLNSGSSSVKYQLLDMSDRSRLAVGLVERIGEETSRLKHTPPAGGGGEPRERSGRIADHSEALKAAAEELAADGLGLDSPELAAIGHRVVHGGLRFTEPTLITDDVVKEIERLVPVAPLHNPANLMGIRTARAMRPDLPQVAVFDTAFHTTMPESAARYAIDVETADAHRIRRYGFHGTSHAYVSRRTAELLGRAPEDVNVIVLHLGNGASASAVAGGRCVETSMGLTPLEGLVMGTRSGDIDPAVTFHLKRVAGMSADDVDVLLNKRSGLVGLCGDNDMREIRRRVDEGDERAALAFDIYIHRLKKYIGAYSAVLGRVDAVVFTAGVGENSAPVREAAIAGLGEFGLVVDAGLNAERSGEPRLISPDHARVAVAVVPTDEELEIAGQTFALVDN from the coding sequence ATGACCTCGGAGCGTACGCACAACACGGACACGCGCACCGGCCCGGGTACGGGCGCGCACACCGGCACCGGACGGGACGGTGCGGCGGCCGGAGGACCGGCGGGCGCGCGCGCCACCCGGGTGCTGGTGCTCAACTCCGGTTCCTCGTCGGTGAAGTACCAGCTCCTCGACATGAGCGACCGCTCGCGCCTCGCGGTCGGTCTGGTCGAGCGGATCGGCGAGGAGACCTCCCGGCTGAAGCACACCCCGCCGGCCGGCGGGGGCGGTGAGCCGCGTGAGCGGTCCGGCCGGATCGCCGACCACTCGGAGGCGCTGAAGGCCGCGGCGGAGGAACTGGCCGCCGACGGGCTCGGTCTCGACTCCCCCGAGCTGGCCGCGATCGGCCACCGGGTGGTGCACGGCGGGCTGAGGTTCACGGAGCCGACGCTGATCACCGACGACGTGGTGAAGGAGATCGAGCGGCTGGTGCCGGTGGCGCCGCTGCACAATCCGGCGAACCTCATGGGCATCCGTACCGCCCGCGCGATGCGCCCCGATCTGCCGCAGGTCGCGGTCTTCGACACGGCGTTCCACACGACGATGCCGGAGTCCGCGGCGCGGTACGCGATCGACGTGGAGACCGCGGACGCCCACCGGATTCGCCGGTACGGCTTCCACGGCACCTCGCACGCGTACGTCTCACGCAGGACGGCCGAGCTGCTGGGGCGGGCGCCCGAGGACGTCAACGTCATCGTGCTGCACCTGGGCAACGGCGCCTCGGCCTCCGCGGTGGCGGGCGGCCGGTGCGTGGAGACGTCGATGGGGCTGACCCCCTTGGAGGGGCTGGTGATGGGTACCCGTTCCGGGGACATCGATCCGGCGGTCACCTTCCATCTGAAGCGGGTGGCGGGCATGTCGGCGGACGACGTCGACGTCCTGCTCAACAAGAGAAGCGGTCTCGTCGGCCTCTGCGGCGACAACGACATGCGGGAGATCCGGCGCCGGGTGGACGAGGGCGACGAGCGGGCGGCGCTCGCCTTCGACATCTACATCCACCGGCTGAAGAAGTACATCGGCGCCTATTCGGCGGTCCTCGGGCGGGTGGACGCCGTGGTGTTCACGGCGGGGGTCGGGGAGAACTCGGCCCCGGTCCGGGAGGCTGCGATCGCCGGTCTCGGGGAATTCGGCCTGGTGGTGGACGCCGGACTGAACGCCGAACGGTCCGGCGAACCGCGGCTGATCTCACCGGACCACGCCCGGGTGGCGGTCGCCGTGGTGCCGACGGACGAGGAGCTGGAGATCGCCGGCCAGACCTTCGCCCTGGTCGACAACTGA
- the pta gene encoding phosphate acetyltransferase — protein MTRSVYVTGTDRGDGRQVVDLGVMELLTRQVDRVGVFRPLVHDGPDRLFELLRARYRLSQDASTVYGLDYHEASAIQAEQGTDELVSRLVERFHQVAGEYEVVLVLGTDFAATQLPDELALNARLANEFGASVIVVVGGKGQPAESVRAEARNAYRAYAGLGCDVLSLVVNRVASEDRDLIAERLTARLPVLCSVLPDDPALSAPTVAQVTAALDGTVLLGDDAGLARDALDFVFGGALLPNLLNALTPGCLVVTPGDRADLVVGSLAAHTAGTPPIAGLLLTLNERPGEEILTLAARLAPGTPVVAVAEGSFPTAAKLFALEGKLNAATPRKAETALGVFERHVDTGALLDRISLARSGRVTPMMFEHDLLEQARADRRRVVLPEGTEERVLRAADVLLRRDVCELTLLGDPDLIRKKAADLGIDLAGTLLTDPRTSELRQSFAERYAQLRAHRGVTEELAYDVVSDVNYFGTLMVHEGLADGMVSGTAHSTAATIRPAFEIIGTKEDASIVSSVFFMCLADKVLVYGDCAVNPDPDAEQLADIAVQSAATAARFGVEPRIAMLSYSTGTSGSGADVDKVREATERVRADRPDLRIEGPIQYDAAVEPSVAATKLPGSAVAGQATVLIFPDLNTGNNTYKAVQRSAGAVAVGPVLQGLRKPVNDLSRGALVQDIVNTVAITAIQAQGERRTR, from the coding sequence GTGACGCGCAGCGTGTACGTGACCGGGACCGACCGGGGGGACGGCCGTCAGGTCGTCGATCTGGGAGTCATGGAACTTCTGACGCGTCAGGTGGACCGGGTCGGGGTGTTCCGCCCCCTGGTCCACGACGGTCCTGATCGTCTGTTCGAACTGCTCAGAGCGCGCTACCGGCTCTCGCAGGACGCCTCCACGGTCTACGGCCTCGACTACCACGAGGCGTCCGCGATCCAGGCCGAACAGGGCACCGACGAGCTGGTCTCCCGCCTCGTCGAGCGCTTCCACCAGGTGGCCGGGGAGTACGAGGTGGTGCTGGTCCTCGGTACCGACTTCGCCGCCACCCAGCTGCCCGACGAACTGGCGCTCAACGCCCGGCTGGCCAACGAGTTCGGCGCCTCGGTGATCGTCGTGGTCGGTGGCAAGGGCCAGCCCGCGGAGTCCGTACGGGCCGAGGCGCGCAACGCCTACCGGGCCTACGCCGGTCTCGGCTGCGACGTTCTCTCGCTGGTGGTGAACCGGGTGGCGTCCGAGGACCGCGACCTCATCGCCGAGCGGCTGACCGCGCGGCTGCCCGTCCTGTGTTCGGTCCTCCCGGACGATCCGGCGCTCTCCGCGCCCACCGTCGCCCAGGTCACCGCGGCGCTCGACGGCACCGTGCTGCTCGGCGACGACGCCGGGCTCGCCCGGGACGCGCTGGACTTCGTGTTCGGCGGCGCGCTGCTGCCGAACCTGCTGAACGCGCTGACCCCTGGCTGTCTGGTGGTCACCCCCGGCGACCGGGCGGACCTGGTGGTCGGCTCGCTGGCCGCGCACACCGCGGGCACCCCGCCGATCGCGGGTCTGCTGCTGACCCTGAACGAGCGGCCGGGTGAGGAGATACTGACGCTGGCCGCCCGGCTGGCGCCCGGCACCCCGGTCGTGGCGGTGGCCGAGGGCTCCTTCCCGACCGCCGCGAAGCTCTTCGCGCTGGAGGGCAAACTGAACGCGGCGACGCCCCGCAAGGCGGAGACCGCGCTCGGTGTATTCGAACGCCATGTGGACACCGGCGCCCTGCTGGACCGGATCTCGCTGGCCCGCAGCGGCCGGGTCACCCCGATGATGTTCGAGCACGATCTGCTGGAGCAGGCCCGCGCGGACCGGCGCCGGGTGGTCCTGCCCGAGGGCACCGAGGAGCGGGTGCTGCGCGCCGCCGACGTACTGCTGCGGCGTGACGTCTGCGAACTGACGCTGCTCGGCGACCCGGACCTGATCCGCAAGAAGGCCGCCGACCTCGGCATCGATCTGGCCGGCACACTGCTGACCGACCCGCGGACCTCCGAACTGCGCCAGTCCTTCGCCGAGCGGTACGCGCAGCTGCGCGCCCACCGCGGTGTGACGGAGGAGCTGGCGTACGACGTGGTGTCGGACGTGAACTACTTCGGCACCCTGATGGTGCACGAGGGGCTGGCCGACGGCATGGTCTCCGGCACGGCGCACTCCACGGCGGCGACCATCCGCCCCGCCTTCGAGATCATCGGGACCAAGGAGGACGCGTCGATCGTGTCCTCGGTGTTCTTCATGTGCCTCGCCGACAAGGTGCTGGTGTACGGGGACTGCGCGGTGAACCCGGACCCGGACGCGGAGCAGCTGGCGGACATCGCCGTCCAGTCGGCCGCGACCGCAGCCCGGTTCGGCGTGGAGCCCCGGATCGCGATGCTCTCGTACTCGACGGGCACGTCCGGTTCGGGCGCGGACGTCGACAAGGTGCGGGAGGCGACGGAGCGGGTCCGCGCGGACCGTCCGGACCTGCGGATCGAGGGCCCGATCCAGTACGACGCGGCGGTCGAGCCGTCGGTGGCGGCGACCAAGCTGCCCGGTTCCGCGGTGGCCGGCCAGGCGACCGTGCTGATCTTCCCGGACCTGAACACCGGCAACAACACCTACAAGGCCGTACAGCGGTCGGCGGGCGCGGTGGCGGTGGGTCCCGTGCTCCAGGGGCTGCGCAAGCCGGTCAACGACCTGTCGCGCGGGGCGCTCGTCCAGGACATCGTCAACACCGTGGCCATCACGGCGATCCAGGCGCAGGGTGAGAGGCGGACCCGATGA
- a CDS encoding ATP-dependent 6-phosphofructokinase — MRIGVLTAGGDCPGLNAVIRSVVHRAVVGHGDEVIGFEDGFKGLLDGHFRPLDLNAVSGILARGGTILGSARLERDRLREAAENCEELSRRYDIDALIPIGGEGTLTAARMLSDAGMPVVGVPKTIDNDISATDRTFGFDTAVGVATEAIDRLKTTAESHQRVMVVEVMGRHAGWIALESGMAGGAHGICLPERPFEVADLVKMVEERFARGKKFAVICVAEGAHPAEGSMPYAKGEIDQYGHERFQGIGNRLAVELETRLGKEARPVILGHVQRGGTPTAYDRVLATRFGWHAVEAVHDGHFGRMTALRGNDIEMVPLADAVTQLKRVPSDRMREAESVF; from the coding sequence ATGCGCATCGGAGTTCTCACCGCAGGCGGCGACTGCCCCGGCCTGAACGCAGTGATCCGGTCGGTCGTGCACCGTGCCGTGGTGGGTCACGGCGACGAGGTCATCGGCTTCGAGGACGGCTTCAAGGGCCTCCTCGACGGACACTTCCGCCCCCTGGACCTCAACGCGGTCAGCGGCATCCTCGCCCGGGGCGGCACCATCCTCGGCTCGGCCCGGCTGGAGCGCGACCGGCTGCGCGAGGCCGCCGAGAACTGCGAGGAACTGTCCCGGCGTTACGACATCGACGCGCTGATCCCGATCGGTGGCGAGGGCACCCTGACCGCCGCCCGGATGCTCTCGGACGCCGGAATGCCCGTCGTCGGCGTCCCGAAGACCATCGACAACGACATCTCCGCCACCGACCGCACCTTCGGGTTCGACACCGCGGTGGGCGTCGCGACCGAGGCCATAGACCGGCTGAAGACCACGGCGGAATCGCACCAGCGGGTCATGGTCGTCGAGGTGATGGGACGGCACGCGGGCTGGATCGCCCTGGAGTCCGGGATGGCGGGCGGCGCGCACGGCATCTGCCTGCCCGAGCGGCCCTTCGAGGTCGCCGACCTGGTGAAGATGGTCGAGGAGCGCTTCGCACGCGGCAAGAAGTTCGCCGTCATCTGCGTCGCCGAGGGCGCCCACCCGGCCGAGGGCTCCATGCCGTACGCCAAGGGCGAGATCGACCAGTACGGTCACGAGCGCTTCCAGGGCATCGGCAACCGTCTCGCCGTCGAGCTGGAGACGCGGCTCGGCAAGGAGGCCAGGCCGGTCATCCTCGGGCACGTCCAGCGCGGCGGCACTCCGACCGCGTACGACCGGGTGCTCGCGACCCGCTTCGGCTGGCACGCCGTCGAGGCCGTGCACGACGGGCACTTCGGGCGGATGACCGCTCTGCGCGGCAACGACATCGAGATGGTGCCGCTGGCGGACGCCGTCACCCAGCTGAAGCGGGTGCCGTCGGACCGGATGCGCGAGGCCGAGTCGGTCTTCTGA